The Streptomyces laurentii region GTGGCATGGAGATCACCGTGCAGTGGGTCAGGACGTTCTGGACGAAGGAGTCCCGGGGCGGAGCGGCGGCCGCGCGCAGGAACGCGGTGCCGGCCGGTTTCCCCCTGCCCGGGACCCTGTCCGGGGCTTCGCGGGTGGCCCACTACGTCGAGATGTCCGAGCGGGACGGGTTCGCGCCGCGTGCGGGGACGAAGGACCTCGACGAGGTCGGGGTCGGGCTGCGGGACGAGGGCGACCGGCTCCGGGTGCTCGCGCGCGTGGAGCCGCTGTGCGGGGTGCCGCCGCGGCCCCGCAGACCCCCGGCCGTACGGCTGCTCCCGGGACAGTGGGTCCGCTGGCAGCTGAACTACCGGTTCTCCAGTCTCGTGGGCCTGCGCGACTGGCTGTACTGGCTCGACACCTTCAACATCGCGTACGGGGCCCGCGACCAGGACGTCTTCCTCTCCGAACCGACTGTCCTGGTCGACGAGCGGGGGCCGCTCAGATAGGGCCTGTACGGGGGGATTCGGGCCAATCGGGAGCGGTCGTACGCACCCGACCTGCTCCGGAGCCGTCGCGGCGGGTTAGTGTGCCCTGTCGGAGCAGGCGGACGAATGGAGGCCGACCATGAGCAGAAACCGTGCCGGCCGGCCGCCGGGCAGCCGGACCAACGGTGCCGGGCTGACCCAGAGACAGCAGCAGATCCTCGACATCATCCGTTCCCACACCCGGGACCACGGCTTCCCGCCCTCGATGCGGGAGATCGCGGCCGCCGCCGGGCTGCTCAGCACCTCCAGCGTCTCGCACCAGATCCGGGCGCTGGAGAAGAAGGGCTTCCTGCGGCAGGACCCGCAGCGTCCGCGCGCGTACGTGGTCGCCGGGGCCGAGGCCGGGAGCGGAACCCGGCCGGGGGCCGTGCCGCTGGGCGCGGCCCGGGCCGGAGCCGGCGGGCCGGATGCGGACCGGGCGGCGCGTCAGGCCGTGTCCGTGCCGCTGGTCGGCCGGATCGCGGCCGGTGTGCCCATCACCGCCGAGGAGCTGGTGGAGGACACCCTGGTGCTGCCCGCACAGGTCGTCGGCTCCGGGCGGCTGTTCGCGGTGACCGTCGTGGGCGACTCGATGCGCGGCGCGCAGATCGAGGACGGCGACGTGGTGATCGTCCGCGCCCAGGAGACGGCGGACGACGGCGACATCGTGGCGGCGATGCTGGACGGCGAGGCCACCGTGAAGCGCCTCGCGCACCGGGGCCCGCACGCGTGGCTGATGCCGGAGAACCCCCGCTACGAGCCGATCCCCGGCGACGACGCGGTGATCCTCGGCAAGGTCGTCTCGGTGTTCCGCACCCTCTGACCCGGGGCCGGGCCCGGGGCCGGGGTTCAGGGCGGGAACGGCGAACGGGCGCGGCCGGCGGGCCCTGTGAGGGCCCTGACCGCGCCCGGAAGGCGCTGTGCGTACCGCCGCGCGGGTGTCCCGCGCGCCGCGGATCCGTCAGGAGTGGCGGCTCGTGGCGTCGCCCACCGGGGTGGGCTGGTCCTCGAAGGACTCCCGCGGACCCGGCGTACCCACGGCCGCGCCGGCATCCGCGCCCGTGGCCGCACCCGTCGCCGAGGCGGCGGCGGCCGGCCGGAACCGGCGCGTCAGCAGCGAGGCGATGGGCTCGGTGTAACGGGCGGTCAGCGGACCGATGATGACGAGCAGGAGCACGTACGCCGTGGCGAGCGGGCCCAGGGAGGGCTCGATGCCCGCGCTGACGGCGAGGCCGGCGATGACGATGGAGAACTCTCCGCGCGCCACCAGGGTGCCGCCCGCGCGCCAGCGTCCCTTGACCGAGATACCGGCACGTCGCGCCGCCCAGTAGCCCGTCGCGATCTTCGTACCGGCCGTGACCACGGCGAGCGCGAGGGCCGGGAGCAGCACCGGCGGGATGCTGGACGGGTCGGTGTGCAGGCCGAAGAAGACGAAGAAGACGGCCGCGAACAGGTCCCGCAGGGGGCTGAGCAGGTTGTGGGCGCCCTCCGCGGCCTCGCCGGACAGGGCGATGCCGACCAGGAACGCGCCGACGGCGGCCGACACCTGGAGCTGCTGGGCGACACCCGCGACGAGCAGGGTCAGGCCGAGCACCACGAGGAGCAGCTTCTCCGGGTCGTCGCTGGAGACGAAACGGGATATCAGCCGGCCGTAGCGGACGGCGAGGAAGAGCACCAGGCCCGCGACGCCCAGCGCGATGGCGAGCGTGAGGCTGCCCGCGGCGAGACCGGCGCCGGCCAGCAGGGCGGTGATGATCGGGAGGTAGACCGCCATGGCCAGGTCCTCGAGGACCAGGATGCTCAGCACCACCGGCGTCTCGCGGTTGCCGAGCCGGCCGAGGTCGCCGAGGACCTTGGCGATGACGCCGGAGGAGGAGATCCAGGTGACGCCGGCGAGGACGACGGCCGCGACCGGTCCCCAGCCGAGCAGCAGCGCCATCGCCGCGCCGGGCAGGGCGTTGAGGGCACCGTCGACGAGACCGGCGGGGTACTGGGTCTTGAGATTGCCGACCAGGTCGGAGGCCGTGTACTCCAGACCCAGCATCAGGAGCAGCAGGATGACGCCGATCTCGGCGCCGATGGCCACGAACTCCTCGCTCGCGCCGAGCGGCAGCAGCCCGCCCTCACCGAAGGCGAGACCGGCGAGCAGATAGAGCGGGATGGGGGAGAACTTCAGCCGGCCGGCGAGCCGGCCGAGCAGGCCGAGGCCGAGGATGATGGCACCGAACTCGATGAGGAAGACGGCGGACGAGTGCATGGATCACTCCCTTTCGAGTATCAAGGCGGCGGCGTCGACCCCTTCGCGGGTGCCGATGACGATGAGGGTGTCTCCGCCGGCGAGCCGGAAGTCCGGGCCGGGGGAGGGGATGGCGTCGGCGCGGCGCAGGACGGCCACGATCGACACACCGGTCTCGGTCCGCATCCGGGTGTCCCCGAGGAGGCGGCCGTTCCAGAGGGCGGAAGCGCCGAGCTCGATGCGTTCGGCGACCAGGCCGAGGTCTGTGGTGGAGAGCAGGCTGGGGCTGTGGTGCGAGGGCATCAGCGCGTCGATGAGCGCCTCCGACTCGTTCGGGGTCAGACGTACGGACAAGGAGCATTCGTCGGGATCGTCACGGCTGTACGTGTTGAGGACCCGGGTGCCGTCCCGGCCCGCGACGACCGAGAGGTGGCGGTCCTCACGCGTGGTCAGGTCGTAGCGGACACCGATTCCGGGCAGAGGCGTGCGGCTCATGCGCGTTGCGGGCATGGCTGATCTCCTGGGGGGGCAGGCAGAAGGAGACGTCCCGCGGCACGGGCGTCTTGGCAATTACTTTACCCAGGCAACGAATCGGCAAATTCAGCGGGATAGTGGCCGCAATCCGGGCAATTCGTACACGTTCGAGTCGTCGGGTGTCGGAAGTGTCACGCTCGGCGACGGCCGGCGCGGAGGCGGAAGCCGGCCCGCGGCGCGGTGTCACGTCCGGGGGGCTACCGGGGTGGCGTCGGGTGGGGCGCCCGACGCGGCTCAGAGGTCCGCGATGTCCCCTTGGGCCACCTCGACGTCCCGGTGCAGCAAGGTCAGGCCGGCGGTCGCGGAGCCGCCGGAGATCCCGCACAGCAGGGCCATGGCGAGCAGTGCGGGCGCCACCCGGCGGGTCGGGGCGCGGCCCAGCAGGGCCTTCACCCGGGCCGGTACGGGCCCGCCGACGGCGCCCGGCGCGAACGAGGGGCGGTCCGCGCGCTCCTGGGTGGTGGCGAGCGCGGCCCGGCCCACGGCCCGCGCGGTCAGGCCGCGGTCCCCGGCCGCCCGGGCCGCCGCCTCGTCGGCGGTGCGCTCCGCCGCGTACGACACCTGCCGCACCACCCCGGTGAGCGCCGGATGGCACCAGCCGGCGAGCCGGCCGGTGGCCAGGAAGAGGTGGTGGCGGCCGCTCAGGTGCGCCCGCTCGTGCGCGAGCAGCGCCTCGCGCTCCGGCGCGCTCAGCGCGCGCAGCATCCCGGTCGTCACCACGATCCGGTCCGCCCGGCGGCGGGCGCCGGGCAGCGCGTACGCCTCGGCGCGCGGGTCGTCGACGACGCACAGGCCGCCGGCGTGCGGCAGTCCGGCCACGTCCTCGTGCGCGGCGCGGAACCGGCGGGCCTCCGCGATCGCGCGCCGTACGGCGACGGCCGCGGTGACCGCGAGGGCTCCGGCGGCCGGTGCGGCGGCGCCGAGGACCAGGGCGCGCGGTCCGGCGTTCAGGGGGCGGACGAGTTCGGCGAGCTGCGCGAGCGGGGGGACGGCGAGGGCCGGCGGCAGCAGCAGGGCGCCCAGGCAGGCCAGTACCCCGAGGGCGAGGACCGCGGCCGCCGCGGTGACCGTCCACAGGGCGATGTCGGGCCGGATCCGATCCGCCACCCGCCGCGCGAGCGGCGGCAGCCCCCACGGCAGGATCAGCGGGAGCAGGAGGAAGGGAAGGGGCGCCGGGGGCAGCAGCGCCGACACGGTCACAGGGTGTCGTCCTCCAGCAGGCGCCGCAGCTCGGCCTCGTCCTGTGAGTTCAGGCCCTCGACGAAGCGCGCCAGGACCAGGCCGCGGTCGGCGTCCTGGTCGAGCTCGCGGTGCATCCGGCGGGCGGTGAGCCCGTGCGCGTCCTCGACCGGGTGGTACGCGAAACCGCGCCCGGCCGGGCTCCGGTCGATGGCGCCCTTCTCGTACAGCCGGGCCAGCAGCGTCGCCACCGTGGTGCGGGCGAGCGGCTGGGGTATCGAGGTCCGGATCTGGGCCGCCGTCTGCGGGGCGCCGGCGGCCCACAGCGCGGCGAGCACGCTGGCCTCCAGCTCGCCGGAGGGGCGCCGCTCGTTGTCCGTGTCCGCCATGGGAACCTTCGTCTCCGCGTTTTCGTCTACAGTGAAGTAGACCGACTACTGTTCTGTAGACACAGGATACGTGGTCGCCACCTTGTCCTGCCCCGGCCCTGGGCGCACCGCTCCAGCGCCCCGACGAACCGAAGGGCCGAGCCGATGCTCCTGCCGCCCGCCGCCGCGCCCCCGCTCACGCCCCTGGCGGTGAACGTGCTGGACGCGCACTCCCTGCTCGCCACGTTCGGCACGCTGGGCATCGCGGTCGTCCTGTTCGCCGAGACCGGACTCCTCGTCGGCTTCTTCCTGCCGGGGGACTCGCTGCTCTTCACCGCCGGGCTGCTGTGCGCCGGGTCCGCGAGCGCGCCCGGACACCTGTCGCTGCCCTGGGTGCTGCTCGCCGCGGCGACGGGCGCGCTGGCCGGCGCCCAGACCGGCTACCTCCTCGGCCGCCGTGCCGGACCGGCGTTCCTGGCGCGCACGAGATCCCGGAAGATCGCCGAGGGCACCGCGCGGGCCGGCGAGATCCTTCATCGGTACGGCTACGCGAAGGCGATCGTCCTCGCCCGCTTCCTGCCCCTCGTGCGCACCGTCCTCAACCCGCTCGCCGGCGTCCTCGGCGTACCGGCCCGCGCCTTCACCCTGTGGCAGGTGCTCGGCGGTCTGCTCTGGAGCGTCGGCGTGACCCTCGCCGGGTACGCGCTGGGCGCGTCCGTGCCGAACGTAGACCGCTATCTGCTGCCCGTCATCGCCGCCGTGGTCGCGCTCTCGCTGGTCCCCGTGGCCCTGGAAGTGCGCCGCGCCCGCCGGTCACGGCGGGCCGGCGAGGAAGTCCGCCCCTGACCGTGACGGCCTCGATGTCCCCCGTGGCCTTGACGACCCCGACGACCCCGACGACCCCGACGAACCGCTGGAACCGATGAACCTTCCGCACACTCTGTCCTCCGCGGCCGTTCCCGCCGCCGCTCCCCCCGCCGGCTCCCCGGCGGAGGCGACCGGCTACGACGGGGCCGGCATCGACGGCCCCGCCTATCTCGACGTGGTGCACACGGCGCAGGACGCGCCGGGGTGGCTCGACCACGCCGTCAGCCTCTACTCCTCGTACGGGCTCGCGATCTTCGCCGTGCTGATGCTCTACGGCTGGTGGAGCGCCCGCGCGCGGGGCGACCGCGAGCGGGCCGTACGGGCGCTGGCCGCGCCGGTGCTCACCGTTCTGGCGTTCGTGGTGAGCACCGTGGTGAAGTCGGCCGTGCGGGAACTGCGGCCGTGCCACTCGCTGCACGTCGCCACCCTGGAGGCGTGCCCCGCGCCCGACGACTGGTCCTTCCCCAGCAACCACGCCACGATCGCCGCCGCCGCGGCGATCGCGCTGTGGTTCGTCTCCGTCCGGCTCGGCGTGGTCGCGAGCGTCTGCGCGCTCGCGATGGCCGCCTCGCGGGTGTGGGTGGGTGCCCACTACCCGCACGACGTGGCCGTCGGACTCGCCGTCGGCGCCCTGGTCGCGCTGGCGCTCGGCCTGGTGGTCCGGGCCCTCGCGCCGGCACTCGCCGGACGGTTCGGCCCGCTCGTCAGAGCGGGCGGTCCGGCCCGGACTCCGGGGGCGTCGGCTTGACCTCGTAGACGGCGCGGGGTTCCGCCTCCGCGCCGTCCCGCTTCATCGCGCGGGCCTCGCTCTTGAGGATCCGCAGCGAGGTGCCCGCGCTTCGCGCGAGCCCCGGCAGCTTCCGGATGCCGACCAGGACGATGACGACGATCAGCAGGATTGCGAGCTCACTCAATCCGAACACGGTCAGTCCTCCTCGCCGGCGTCGTCGTCCTCGTCGTCACCCTCGAAGAAGTCGCCCACCTCGTCGACGACCTCGGCGGCCACCATGCCGCCGACCACGCCCACCGCGAGACCGGCCGCTCCGGCGGCGATGGCGGTGCCCATGCCGGGACCCGAACCGTGCCCGCCGTCGTGCTTCCGGTGGCCGTCGTGACCCTCGTGCCCGTGGTGGGAGGCATACGGGTCGTGTCCGTGGTGCTGTTCGTACGCGTGGTGCGCCGCGACGGCGTCGTACCCGGCGTGCCGGTCGAGCAGCCGGCCGATCCAGCCGTCCACCTCCGTCGCCCAGTCGGTCCGGCCGGCGTCCTGGTGGCCCACCGTGAACAGCGACAGCGCGTCGTCGCCGTCGGACAGGAAACCGCCGCGCCGGTCGGCCTCCAGGACCACGTCGAGGCCGCCCGGCCCGGCCAGGAACGTCACCTCCAGTTCCTTCATGCGGTGCGCGTACCGCGGCGAGGGGATCAGCTCGATCTCCTGGTAGAAGGGCAGCTGCTGCCCGCTGCCACCGATGTGACCGAGTTCGAGATCGGCGGACTTGAACCCGAACCCGAGCTCCCCGAACGCCTCCAGGACCGCCTCCTGGGCCGGCAGCGGGCGGACCGTGAGCGGATCCAGGTCGCCCTTGTCGCGGGCCCCCGCGATCCCGAGCTCGGTGCGCACGCCCAGCGTGAGACCGAGGCTCTGTCCGTGCAGTTCGGTGATCGGCGTCTCCCAGGGCAGTGGGAAGGAGAACGGCACCGACCGCTCCTCCTCCGCGCCGAGCCGGAAGCGACCCCCGACGACATGCCGGTGGAAGACGACGACGCCCTCCGACTCGCCCTCGGCGTGCTCGGACTCCACCCGGGCGATCAGTTCCAGGGTGATGTGCTCGATCGTGAACTCCGCGCCCCCGCCGCGCAGCAGGACCTGGCCACCGATCTGGCCACCGGGCGTCACCGCGCCGGGATCGAGGACCGTGTCCACGGCGGGACCGCCGACGCCGAGCGAGCCGAGCAGCCTCTTGAACACCATCGTGGCGTCCACTCCTTCGTCACAAGCAGATGCTTCCAGCAGGTACTTCTACGTGACTGTAGAGCATCCGGTGGCCCCGCATGATCGAACAGTGCCGTCCTCCCTCACAGGGCATCAGAACATCAGGTGAACAACGGTGTTGACCGTCGGGCGGGGAGCGAGGGCCGGGCGCGGCGATTCAGCCGTACGGGGGGTGGAACGCGCTCGCTCATGACATCCGGGACGGGGGGTTGTCGGTGTGACAGGTGCATGGTTACCTCGGGTAAGTCCTCGTCCGCCGCCGGAAGAAGGAACCCCATGCCCTCTCCCCGTCCGCCCCGCCGCAGGCCGCGCCGCCTCCCGGGCAGGCTCACCGTCCCATTGGCCGCCGGGCTCTGCCTCCTCACCGCCGTCGGCGGCACCGGAGCCGCCGCCGCACCGGCTCCGGCCGCCGCGACCGGGGCGGCCACGGCCGCCGGCGGGCTGCGCGAGGCCATGTTCGTCGGCAACAACTGGGACGGCACCGCCGACGTCATCGAGTCCCGCGGCGGCTTCCGCCGCATCGCGCGTGTCAACGTGATCCCCGACCGCGAGGAGCGGCTGCGCGAGATCTACCTCGATCCGGTGAAACTGGCCTTCTTCCTCGGCGTGCGCAGCGGCCCGGGGGAGGGGCACGACCAGTTCGTCGACGACATGTACGCCACCCCCGACGGCTCCTCGATGGTCGTCTCCCGCCCCAGCTTCGCCGATGTCGTCTCCCTCGACCTGCGCACCGGCCGGATCAACTGGCGCTTTCCCGTGGCCGGTTACCGTGCCGACCACATGGCCGTGTCGCCCGACGGCACCCGGGTCGCCGTCTCCGCCTCCACCGCGAACACGGTGCACGTCCTCGACATCGTCACCGGCCGCCAGGTCGGCTCCTTCGCCACCGGCGACAAGCCCCACGAGAACGTCTTCACCGCCGACGGCCTGCTGTGGAACATGTCGATCGGCGAGGTCACCACCGCCCTCGACGCCCCCTGGCTCGACTGGACCAAGGGCGACCGGAAGATCACCGTGGTCGACGCGCGCACCTTCCGTACCGTCCGTGTCATCGACATGCGCGACCGCCTCGACGCCTTCGGCCGCGGAGATCTCTCCGACGCCGTGCGGCCGCTCGTCTTCACCCCCGACGAGAAGAAGCTCTACTTCCAGGTCTCCTTCCTCAACGGCTTCCTGGAGTACGACCTCGCCAGTGACAAGATCACCCGGCTCAAGACCCTCCCCGGCGATCCGGCGACCGACCCGGACCGCACCACCTGGGTCAACGACTCGCGCCACCACGGACTGTCGATCAGCCCCGACGGCGCCAAGCTGTGCGTCGCGGGCACCATGGACGACTACGCGACCATCGTCGACCGCGCCACCCTCCAGGAGGGCCCGCTGGTCCCGGCGAACAAGCCGTACTGGGCGACCGTGAGCGGTGACGGCACGGCCTGCGTGATCTCCGAGAGTGGCGCCGACCGGGTGACCGCGATCGACTTCGCCACCGGCCGGCGCGTGGCCTCCGTGGACGTCGGCGACCACCCCCAGCGGGTCCGCCTCGCCCGCGTCCCCGCCGACTGGACCGGCCCGGTCGCCGCCTGAACCTCTCCGGACCATGCGAAAGCCCCTGGAACGCGCCACCCGTCCAGGGGCTCTCGTGACGACGTCAGGACCCTCTTCATCGGCCCATGGCCAGGCGATACGCGAGGTGTGCCGCTCGCTGTGAGGTGACCGCGCCCGTCCGGGTTCCCGGCGAGTGGAGTTCCTTGTGCTCTCCCGGGAGACCTCGGGCCTTACGCGCGACCCTCGGCCTTCAGCGTCAGCGCGCCGGGCAGCTCCGCGCAGGTCGCGTGGAGCCGGTGGGCGAGGTCCGCCCGGGTGTGCCCGGCAGGCTGTGCCACCCATGCGGCGAGTGCTCGGTGGAACGCCGCGACCAGCATGTCGAGCGCCAGACGGGCGTGCACCTCGCCGGTCCCGGGGAGGTCGAACCGTCGCTCGACCACGGCGAGCGCGGCATGGGTCGTGCGGTCGCAGAACGCCAGCCCGTGCGCCTCCATGGACGGCGTGTGAGCGGCCAACCGGCGGCTCGCCAGGGCGCGTTCGGTCCAGCCGTCGGCATCCATCCGGTCGATGGCCCCGGCAAGGCTGTCCTCGAACAGCGCGATGAGCGTGCGCCCGTCCGCCGGGCAGTCCTCCAGTACGTCGAGAAAGGCCGTCCACAGGTCCTGGGTCGGCGCCAGCGCGACGTCTTCCTTGCTGTCGAAGGTGCGGAAGAAGGTCCGTTTGGAGACCTCGACCACATCGCAGAGCTCGTTCAACGTCACCGCGTCGAAGCCGCGTTCGCCGAACAGCTTCAGCGCGGTGTCGATCAGCGCCTGCCGGGTGCGGAGCTTCTTGCGTTCACGCAGGGGCAGTCGGGCGACTGTGGGCGGGGCGGCGGCGGAGGGCTTGGACGTCATCACGGGCAGTGTAGCCGAGCAGCGAACGCCCCTTGTAGGCTTACGCCACTCGGTGGCACTTTCTCTTCAGGAGGATTCCCATGCGCGCACTGCTCGTCGATCGCTCGGCCCCGCCGGCCTGCGTCTCGGCACCGTCCCCGACCCGGTTCCCGCGCCTCATCAGGCCCTGATCCGGGTGACGGCGACCTCGCTCAACCACGGAGAGGTCGTCTTCGGTCTCAAGGGAGCGTCCGAGGGGGCGGTCCTGGGCTGGGACGCCGCCGGTGTTGTGGAACAGGCCGCCGTCGACGGCTCCGGGCCGGCCGTCGGCACGCCGGTCGTGACCCTCATGCCCGAGGGCGCCTGGGCCGAACTGCGCGCGGTCGACACGGCGTTGATCGGTAGAGCGCCCGAGGGAGCCGATCCGGCCGGGCTGGCGACGATTCCGGTCGCCGCGACGAGCGCCCTGCGCGCCCTGCACCGCGTCGGCCCGCTCCTGGGGCGCGATGTCCTCGTCACGGGGGCCACCGGAGGCGTCGGCCGGTACGCCGTCCAACTCGCCCGCGCGGCGGGCGCCCGTGTCGTGGCCGTCACCGGCGACCCGGGCGCCAACGGCGAACTGCTGCGCGGGCTGGGCGCCCACGAGGTGATCCGTACGCCGAAGGAGGCCACGCGCCCGATGGACGGCGTGGTCGACATGGTCGGCGGTCCGCTGCTCGTCGAGGCGTACCAGACCCTGAACGAGCGCGGCACCCTCGTCTCGGTCGGCCACGCCACCGAGAAGGGGGAGGACTTCCCGTTCGGAGTCTTCTTCGGCGATCAGGGCAGGCACGACCGGTCGATCGCGACCTTCTTCCTGCTCGCCTGCACCGGCCTGGACCGCGATCTGACCTGGCTGGCCCACCAGGTCGCCGCCGGTGACCTCGACCCGGGCATCACCTGGCGCGGCGGCTGGGACGCCGCGGCGGAGGCGATCGACGCCCTGCTCGCCCACAAGCTCCACGGCAAGGCGGTACTCACGCTCGGATAGAGGTCCCCCAGCCGGGACTTCGCACCCGCGCGCGGCGGCCCGCGCGGGGGAAGGCCCCGGCGGAGCCGTCGTGGCTTCGCCGGGGCCGGTTCCCGGTGCTGTCTCCGGATGCGGAGGCCGGGCTCAGGGGTCGGTCAGGACCGGGCCACCGTGACATCGAAGAGCGAATAGCCCCAGCCGGTCGCCCGCTTCACCCCGTGCACCCGTACGTACCGGGCCGACTGCGAGGGGAAGGTCGCCGTGTCGATGCCGCCGTCCCCGGCGTCCGTGGACCACGCGGTCCGCCAGGTGCTGCCGTCGTCCGACAGCTCGATCCGGTAGCCGCGGGCGTACGCGTCCTCCCAGTCGAGGGTCACCCGGCCGACCCGGCGCGACTCGCCCAGGTCCACCTGCCACCACTGGTCGTCGGTCCACTCGCTCGCCCACCGCGTCCCGCTGTCGCCGTCCACGGCGAGCCCGGGGGAGTAGTTCACGAACGGGTTCCACCACTGGGTGGTGGACGCCGAGGCCGGCCGTCCGGCCGCCAGGTTGACGCCTGTCTCGTGCTTCTCGGTCGCCTTCCAGGTCGTCAGATACGTCTCGGCGCCCCGCGACAGGTCGTTCACGACGTCCGGTCCGCCCGGCGTGAGCCGGATCTGCTCCACCCAGTCCGGCACGAGACCGTTGTGCGCGGCGCCGTCGGTGTTGAGGTCCCAGGTCCGCTCGCCGGTGACCTGGCGGTCGAGGACCGTGCCGCCGTCGAAGCTGCGGAAGGGGTACTTCACGGCGTTCGGGGCGCCCGGGCCGACCGGACCCGGCCAGCCGCCGACCCCGTTCATGTCCGTGCCGTAGCCGAGCCCGACGCCGTACTTCTTGCGCAGCGCGGCGTTCTGCGCGGCCTCGCCGACGAAGCCCTCGGCGCTGTGCATGTACGGGGCGATGAAGCCGCCGAGCCGGTAGACCCGCTCGGACCATTCCAGGTCCATCCAGCTGTGGCTGGAGATGACGCCCGGGTACTCCTCGGCCTCCACGATGTCGAGCGCCCGGCCGGCCGCCTTCACGCTCATGTGGTCGAGCTCCAGCATCATGCCGCGTTGCATCATGCCCTTGAGGGCGTACTCGCCGAGCCGGGTCAGTCCGCGGGTGTTGCAGCGGGCGTCGGAGGCGTACTTCGGCACGGTCACGCCCGGCGGCAGCTTCTCCGCCATCGCGGGCGGCGCGACCAGGCCGATCGGGTTGTCGGCTTGCGCGCCCGGGCACTTCTCGGTGGTCCAGAAGGTGCCCGTGGACAGGAACTGCCCGATGTTGACGGCGACTCCGGTGGTGCCGCTGTCGAACCGGACGCCGCACAGCGCGTTGTCGAACTTGTGGCACAGGAACATGCTGCGCACGCCCATCCCGTACAGCTCGTCGAGACCCTTGTCGATGTCGGCCTGCGAGCACTGGGCGACATCGAGGATCTGCTTGCAGCCGAACGGTTCGGAGGTCTCCACGCCCAGCACCACCGCGAGCTTGCCCTGCTCGATGACGGAGCGGGCCTGCGCCGAGTCGGTGACGATCCGGAACCAGCCCTTGCCCGGGCCGCCGTACATCTGGTCGATGTAGGCCTGGAGTTCGTAGGACTTGCGGGCTTCGAGGCGGATGGCGTCCATCTCGTCGCAGCCGCGGTCGCGGGGCAGGAGTGAGCAGATCAGGCCGTTGGTGACCAGGTCGTTGACCAGGACCCGCTGTCCGCCGCGCCAGGCCCGCTCGACCCACGCGTAGTAATTCTGCTGGTGGCTCAGCGAGTTGTTGGCGGGCCAGTCCTTGAAGGTGGGCCAGCCGACCGGGTCGTGCTTGCCGTCGTCGCCGCCGGTCAGATGCTCGAAGATGGCGCCGGCGCCGTCGGGGTAGTGCTCCGGGCAGTCCTTGAGCGCGTCGGCGACACCCGCCGGGGAGAAGGTCTGGCCACAGATCATGCGGCCGCCGAAGCCCTCGTTGGACATCAGGTGGTTGTGCGCGTCGACGAAGCCGCGCACCTTGCCTTGAGGATCGGTGCCCTTGAACGGGGCGCCGGTGGCGCTGATTCGCGAGTCGGGG contains the following coding sequences:
- a CDS encoding HTH-type transcriptional regulator tcmR (HTH-type transcriptional regulator TcmR (Tetracenom ycin Ctranscriptional repressor) [Streptomyces himastatinicus ATCC53653];~Helix-turn-helix domains; cl00088;~identified by MetaGeneAnnotator; putative;~mycofactocin system transcriptional regulator; TIGR03968) produces the protein MTSKPSAAAPPTVARLPLRERKKLRTRQALIDTALKLFGERGFDAVTLNELCDVVEVSKRTFFRTFDSKEDVALAPTQDLWTAFLDVLEDCPADGRTLIALFEDSLAGAIDRMDADGWTERALASRRLAAHTPSMEAHGLAFCDRTTHAALAVVERRFDLPGTGEVHARLALDMLVAAFHRALAAWVAQPAGHTRADLAHRLHATCAELPGALTLKAEGRA
- a CDS encoding serine/threonine protein kinase (40-residue YVTN family beta-propeller repeat; TIGR02276;~Uncharacterized conserved protein [Function unknown];~identified by MetaGeneAnnotator; putative;~serine/threonine protein kinase [Streptomyces pristinaespiralis ATCC25486]), whose product is MPSPRPPRRRPRRLPGRLTVPLAAGLCLLTAVGGTGAAAAPAPAAATGAATAAGGLREAMFVGNNWDGTADVIESRGGFRRIARVNVIPDREERLREIYLDPVKLAFFLGVRSGPGEGHDQFVDDMYATPDGSSMVVSRPSFADVVSLDLRTGRINWRFPVAGYRADHMAVSPDGTRVAVSASTANTVHVLDIVTGRQVGSFATGDKPHENVFTADGLLWNMSIGEVTTALDAPWLDWTKGDRKITVVDARTFRTVRVIDMRDRLDAFGRGDLSDAVRPLVFTPDEKKLYFQVSFLNGFLEYDLASDKITRLKTLPGDPATDPDRTTWVNDSRHHGLSISPDGAKLCVAGTMDDYATIVDRATLQEGPLVPANKPYWATVSGDGTACVISESGADRVTAIDFATGRRVASVDVGDHPQRVRLARVPADWTGPVAA
- a CDS encoding alcohol dehydrogenase (Medium chain dehydrogenases/reductase (MDR)/zinc-dependent alcohol dehydrogenase-like family; cd08270;~NADPH:quinone reductase and related Zn-dependent oxidoreductases [Energyproduction and conversion / General function prediction only]; COG0604;~PFAM: Alcohol dehydrogenase, zinc-binding; Alcohol dehydrogenase GroES-like; KEGG: nda:Ndas_0449 alcohol dehydrogenase zinc-binding domain protein;~alcohol dehydrogenase [Streptomyces violaceusniger Tu4113];~identified by MetaGeneAnnotator; putative;~putative NAD(P) binding site [chemical binding]), translated to MGGAAAEGLDVITGSVAEQRTPLVGLRHSVALSLQEDSHARTARRSLGPAGLRLGTVPDPVPAPHQALIRVTATSLNHGEVVFGLKGASEGAVLGWDAAGVVEQAAVDGSGPAVGTPVVTLMPEGAWAELRAVDTALIGRAPEGADPAGLATIPVAATSALRALHRVGPLLGRDVLVTGATGGVGRYAVQLARAAGARVVAVTGDPGANGELLRGLGAHEVIRTPKEATRPMDGVVDMVGGPLLVEAYQTLNERGTLVSVGHATEKGEDFPFGVFFGDQGRHDRSIATFFLLACTGLDRDLTWLAHQVAAGDLDPGITWRGGWDAAAEAIDALLAHKLHGKAVLTLG